Proteins from one Terriglobia bacterium genomic window:
- a CDS encoding DUF3732 domain-containing protein yields MIRWNIDNIFFLGTSGQRRDVKLESDAVNIITGASGTGKSTLIKAIDYCLGSNTCELPVHVRRRSVAVGVKWIAGDAEMIVGRIIPPVGQRASTHMFVVAGRNLPLPRNLDDFDGATTIEAAKSFIERAFGIGDLAGEPNEEGEERGRATLRHVTPYLFVTKEVIYSESVLLHGLEKADKAHDIVAAIPYFLRATDEASGVDERKLRRLQRVLERERARERSRAASDSALKQRAFGLVAEAVRIGISAALSEQASEADLLAHLRTISDTQLQANSYPAEGELGTLHTRRREILEAVGIARRQLQATRDAVREATGFEGAVTRQRDKLMLAEHLHLQDISEVCPVCQAPSELGREAARALQSTLRTVRAESAAVERVKPRLVEHDRTLDEAITALNGELRRVDDQIQSWLRQSAETRQLANIAQLRAHLLGRISFFLETSADEPRQVSRDLTVLRAEIAELEARVDRESKAIKVHRAEMKISQFASEAFAVLPTVAPCVGAELAFSSHVPEVAVIEAGSQAVLRMPDVGSDQNYLAVHIALSFALQRYFETVEAPVPGLLILDQVSRPYFPTRGEDEDETEIVGREEDEDMQAMRKHIDFLFTETARRSGLQVLLIEHAYFADDARYVAATRERWNRASGKALIPLDWPVRADV; encoded by the coding sequence ATGATTCGCTGGAACATTGATAACATTTTTTTTCTTGGAACATCCGGCCAGCGGCGCGATGTGAAACTCGAATCCGATGCCGTTAACATAATTACTGGCGCATCAGGCACCGGGAAGTCAACGTTGATCAAGGCAATCGATTATTGCCTTGGCTCGAACACGTGCGAACTTCCCGTACACGTGCGTAGGCGCAGCGTAGCTGTCGGGGTCAAGTGGATAGCCGGAGATGCGGAGATGATAGTGGGCCGCATCATTCCGCCTGTAGGCCAACGTGCTAGTACGCACATGTTCGTGGTGGCCGGCCGCAATCTACCCTTGCCGAGGAATCTAGATGACTTCGACGGTGCGACCACAATTGAGGCGGCTAAATCTTTTATTGAGCGGGCGTTTGGTATCGGCGACTTGGCGGGCGAACCAAATGAGGAGGGCGAAGAACGAGGACGCGCCACCTTACGCCATGTGACTCCATACCTTTTTGTCACGAAGGAAGTCATCTACAGCGAGTCGGTCCTACTCCACGGGTTGGAGAAGGCCGACAAGGCCCACGACATTGTCGCAGCCATACCCTATTTCCTACGTGCGACGGACGAAGCTAGCGGCGTCGACGAGCGGAAGCTACGCAGGCTGCAGCGGGTACTCGAAAGAGAAAGAGCACGTGAGCGCTCGCGGGCAGCATCTGATAGTGCACTCAAGCAGCGCGCATTTGGTCTAGTAGCGGAGGCTGTCCGAATAGGGATATCTGCCGCATTATCTGAACAGGCTTCCGAAGCAGACTTGCTGGCGCACCTAAGAACGATTTCAGATACCCAACTCCAAGCCAACTCCTACCCGGCTGAGGGTGAACTTGGAACACTACATACCCGCCGGCGCGAAATTTTGGAAGCCGTAGGTATAGCGCGCCGTCAATTACAAGCGACGCGAGACGCTGTTCGGGAAGCAACAGGTTTCGAGGGCGCAGTCACGCGCCAGCGCGACAAGTTGATGTTAGCCGAACATCTCCACCTCCAAGATATTTCGGAAGTTTGCCCTGTTTGTCAGGCTCCTTCGGAGCTTGGACGGGAAGCAGCACGGGCATTGCAGTCCACCCTGCGTACCGTGCGAGCGGAGAGTGCGGCGGTTGAAAGAGTGAAGCCGAGACTAGTTGAGCATGACCGGACTCTCGACGAGGCAATTACCGCGCTCAATGGTGAGTTACGCCGGGTAGACGACCAGATCCAAAGTTGGCTTCGTCAGAGCGCGGAAACGCGGCAACTTGCTAACATTGCGCAACTCCGAGCGCATCTGTTAGGCCGGATCTCCTTTTTCCTTGAGACTAGCGCAGACGAGCCGCGCCAAGTTTCGCGAGACTTGACCGTGCTCAGGGCGGAGATTGCTGAGCTTGAGGCGCGCGTTGATCGCGAATCCAAGGCGATCAAAGTCCACCGGGCAGAGATGAAGATTTCGCAGTTTGCGTCTGAGGCATTCGCTGTCTTGCCAACTGTCGCTCCGTGCGTCGGTGCCGAACTCGCTTTCTCCTCTCACGTGCCCGAAGTTGCGGTTATCGAAGCCGGGAGTCAGGCAGTTCTGCGGATGCCTGATGTGGGTTCGGATCAAAACTACCTGGCCGTGCACATTGCATTATCATTTGCGCTGCAGCGCTACTTCGAAACAGTCGAGGCACCCGTACCTGGGCTGCTCATACTGGATCAAGTGAGTCGGCCATATTTCCCGACACGCGGTGAGGACGAGGATGAAACTGAAATTGTGGGCCGCGAAGAGGATGAGGACATGCAAGCGATGCGCAAGCATATCGACTTCCTTTTCACCGAAACCGCACGGCGATCGGGCTTGCAGGTTCTGCTTATTGAGCACGCATATTTTGCTGATGATGCGCGCTATGTAGCCGCTACCCGGGAGCGTTGGAACCGCGCTTCAGGCAAAGCGCTAATCCCGCTGGACTGGCCCGTGCGCGCCGACGTATAA
- a CDS encoding DUF6521 family protein — translation MTAHDIYSETNPAFCAYALAAFIKTYLSINANGPEVPVAYLSLPLALSGDFDSAFLGTNKNTGLLEWLERSPQVQIGLAERVNGSIDIVTEAIRFGCFTRVLKFGEGARLGIGDRKIKTSVAKALGEEPGQVLKRAARLGYWFAKAGSTRAVFHMMGFTV, via the coding sequence ATGACTGCCCACGATATCTACTCCGAGACTAACCCCGCATTTTGTGCATACGCTTTGGCTGCCTTCATAAAAACATACCTTTCCATAAATGCGAACGGGCCGGAAGTTCCAGTTGCCTATCTCTCACTGCCTCTTGCCTTATCCGGCGACTTCGACAGCGCCTTCTTGGGAACAAACAAGAATACCGGTTTACTCGAGTGGTTGGAGCGCAGTCCGCAAGTGCAAATCGGTCTCGCCGAACGCGTCAACGGCTCTATAGATATTGTCACAGAGGCGATTCGCTTCGGATGCTTTACGCGTGTCCTGAAGTTTGGTGAGGGTGCCCGCCTTGGTATCGGTGATAGGAAAATCAAAACAAGCGTGGCGAAAGCCCTAGGTGAAGAGCCGGGCCAGGTGCTTAAGCGCGCCGCTCGGCTTGGCTATTGGTTCGCAAAAGCGGGGTCGACTCGCGCGGTCTTCCACATGATGGGGTTCACAGTATGA